From Pseudomonas sp. stari2, a single genomic window includes:
- the putP gene encoding sodium/proline symporter PutP — protein sequence MSASNPTLITFVIYIAAMVLIGFMAYRSTNNLSDYILGGRSLGSVVTALSAGASDMSGWLLMGLPGAIYMSGLSESWIAIGLIVGAYLNWLFVAGRLRVQTEHNGDALTLPDYFASRFEDKSGLLRIISAVVILVFFTIYCASGIVAGARLFESTFGMSYETALWAGAAATIAYTFVGGFLAVSWTDTVQATLMIFALILTPVIVLLATGGVDTTFLAIEANDPSNFDMLKGTTFIGIISLMGWGLGYFGQPHILARFMAADSVKSIANARRISMTWMILCLGGTVAVGFFGIAYFSANPDVAMPVSENHERVFIELAKLLFNPWIAGVLLSAILAAVMSTLSCQLLVCSSALTEDFYKTFLRKSASQVELVWVGRAMVLLVALIAIAMAANPDNRVLGLVSYAWAGFGAAFGPVVLISVIWKKMTRNGALAGILVGAITVIVWKHFEVLGLYEIIPGFIFASLAIYLVSLMGQPSTGMVQRFEAAEKDFHLNK from the coding sequence ATGAGCGCAAGCAATCCAACCCTGATCACGTTCGTGATCTACATCGCAGCAATGGTGCTGATCGGCTTCATGGCCTATCGCTCCACCAACAACCTTTCCGACTACATTCTGGGCGGACGCAGCCTGGGCAGCGTGGTGACCGCATTGTCCGCCGGCGCTTCCGACATGAGCGGCTGGTTGCTGATGGGCCTGCCGGGCGCCATCTACATGTCCGGTCTTTCCGAAAGCTGGATCGCCATCGGCCTGATCGTCGGTGCCTACCTGAACTGGCTGTTCGTCGCCGGCCGTCTGCGTGTTCAAACCGAACACAACGGCGATGCCCTGACTCTGCCGGACTACTTCGCCAGCCGTTTCGAAGACAAAAGCGGTCTGCTGCGGATCATTTCGGCAGTAGTGATTCTGGTGTTCTTCACCATCTACTGTGCTTCCGGCATCGTTGCCGGCGCCCGTCTGTTCGAAAGCACCTTCGGCATGTCCTACGAGACGGCGCTGTGGGCCGGTGCTGCGGCGACGATTGCCTACACCTTCGTCGGCGGTTTCCTCGCGGTGAGCTGGACCGACACTGTACAAGCCACCCTGATGATCTTCGCCCTGATCCTGACTCCGGTCATCGTTCTGCTGGCCACCGGCGGCGTCGACACCACGTTCCTGGCCATCGAAGCCAACGACCCGAGCAACTTCGACATGCTCAAGGGCACCACTTTCATCGGCATCATCTCGCTGATGGGCTGGGGTCTGGGCTACTTCGGCCAGCCGCACATCCTGGCGCGCTTCATGGCCGCTGACTCGGTGAAATCCATCGCCAACGCCCGTCGCATCTCGATGACCTGGATGATCCTGTGCCTGGGCGGCACCGTGGCCGTGGGCTTCTTCGGTATCGCCTACTTCTCGGCCAATCCGGATGTGGCAATGCCAGTGAGCGAAAACCACGAACGTGTGTTCATCGAGCTGGCCAAGCTGCTGTTCAACCCTTGGATTGCCGGTGTCCTGCTGTCGGCGATTCTGGCTGCCGTGATGAGTACCCTGAGCTGCCAGTTGCTGGTGTGCTCGAGCGCCCTGACCGAAGACTTCTACAAGACCTTCCTGCGTAAATCCGCCTCGCAAGTCGAGCTGGTATGGGTCGGCCGCGCCATGGTGTTGCTGGTTGCACTGATCGCCATCGCGATGGCTGCCAATCCGGACAACCGCGTGCTGGGTCTGGTGTCCTACGCCTGGGCCGGTTTCGGCGCTGCCTTCGGTCCGGTCGTGCTGATCTCGGTGATCTGGAAAAAGATGACCCGCAACGGCGCACTGGCCGGCATCCTGGTCGGCGCGATCACTGTGATCGTGTGGAAGCACTTCGAAGTGCTGGGCCTGTACGAAATCATCCCGGGCTTCATCTTCGCCAGCCTGGCCATCTACCTGGTCAGCCTGATGGGCCAGCCAAGCACTGGCATGGTTCAGCGCTTTGAAGCGGCCGAGAAGGACTTCCATCTGAACAAGTGA
- a CDS encoding type VI secretion system tip protein VgrG → MFAPANQPRFTLTVEGARFDLKVLEFTGKEAISQPFRFDLELVSERPDLDLESLLHCQAFLGFDEDGSGIHGQIYRVGQGDSGKRLTRYHVSLVPRLAYLGHRINQRIFQQQSVPQIVTQILKDHAILRDAFEFRLGSDYPPREYCVQYAESDLAFIQRLCAEVGIHFHFHHSPDGHLLVFGDDQTVFPRLAEPTLYLPGSGMAAAAPAIKRFTVRVETRTSVVTRRDYDFSKPRLSMQSRAESEQRPVLEDYHFPGQFTERETGKQLAQRTLERHVADYRQAEGHSDQSALVSGHFLQLTEHPRQDLNDLWLLTAVEHHGRQPQVLEESVTSDGDEFQGYRNTFLATPWDVFFRPPMGPEKPRMLGYQPAVVTGPKDSEIHCDEYGRVKVQLAWDRDGELNEHSSCWLRVASGWAHDRYGSVLIPRVGMEVLVGFIDSDADKPLVMGCLPNAATPIPLDLPADKTRSIFRSQSSPGGGGYNELRIEDRKGAEEIYLRAQRNWTQHVLNDQQVQVDNQRSVVVTGLAKHELKADEQRITHGQRQTEVKQDDHLTVTGDRHIRVSNQAINASAQFHVSAGQQVVIDGGASATIQAGGQWINIGPGGIFSSVPIVVGGAPMAAMSAAPTVPGLPEKLIAAPAAILTAAQIMSLKGDAPFCEECERCKDGVCAA, encoded by the coding sequence ATGTTCGCGCCTGCCAATCAACCGCGTTTCACGTTGACCGTCGAAGGCGCCCGGTTTGATCTCAAAGTCCTTGAGTTCACGGGCAAGGAAGCCATCAGCCAACCCTTTCGCTTCGACCTGGAGCTGGTCAGCGAACGGCCGGACCTGGACCTTGAAAGCCTGCTGCACTGTCAGGCGTTTCTGGGTTTTGACGAGGACGGTTCCGGTATCCATGGTCAGATCTATCGGGTCGGGCAGGGGGATTCCGGCAAGCGTCTGACCCGCTATCACGTCAGCCTCGTTCCGCGTCTGGCCTATCTCGGTCACCGGATCAATCAGCGCATCTTCCAGCAACAAAGCGTGCCGCAGATCGTGACGCAGATCCTCAAGGATCACGCGATCCTGCGCGATGCTTTCGAGTTTCGCCTCGGCAGCGATTACCCGCCCCGTGAATATTGCGTGCAGTACGCCGAGAGCGATCTGGCGTTCATTCAGCGCCTGTGTGCCGAGGTCGGCATTCATTTCCACTTTCATCACAGCCCGGATGGACATCTGTTGGTGTTCGGCGATGATCAGACCGTGTTCCCGCGTCTGGCCGAGCCGACGCTGTACCTGCCGGGTAGCGGCATGGCAGCGGCGGCACCGGCGATCAAGCGTTTCACCGTCCGCGTTGAGACTCGTACCAGCGTGGTCACACGGCGTGATTACGACTTCAGCAAACCCCGGCTTTCGATGCAAAGTCGCGCCGAGAGCGAACAGCGCCCGGTGCTGGAGGATTACCACTTTCCCGGCCAGTTCACCGAGCGTGAAACCGGAAAGCAGCTGGCCCAGCGCACCCTTGAACGACATGTGGCCGACTATCGTCAGGCCGAGGGCCACAGCGATCAATCCGCCCTCGTCAGTGGACATTTCCTGCAGCTGACCGAGCATCCGCGCCAGGATTTGAATGATCTCTGGCTGCTGACTGCTGTCGAGCACCATGGACGACAGCCGCAAGTGCTGGAGGAATCGGTCACCAGCGATGGCGATGAATTCCAGGGTTACCGTAATACCTTTCTCGCCACGCCGTGGGATGTGTTCTTCCGCCCGCCGATGGGCCCGGAAAAACCACGGATGCTTGGCTATCAACCGGCCGTGGTCACAGGCCCCAAAGACAGTGAAATCCATTGCGACGAGTACGGTCGGGTCAAGGTGCAACTGGCCTGGGATCGCGACGGCGAACTCAACGAGCATTCCAGCTGTTGGCTGCGGGTCGCCAGCGGCTGGGCTCATGACCGTTACGGCAGCGTGCTGATTCCACGGGTCGGTATGGAAGTGCTGGTGGGGTTCATCGATTCCGACGCCGACAAACCGTTGGTCATGGGCTGCCTGCCAAACGCGGCGACGCCGATACCGCTGGATCTACCAGCCGACAAGACCCGCAGCATCTTCCGCAGCCAGAGCAGTCCGGGCGGCGGCGGTTACAACGAATTGCGCATCGAGGATCGCAAGGGCGCAGAGGAAATCTACCTGCGCGCCCAGCGAAACTGGACGCAGCATGTGTTGAATGATCAGCAGGTGCAGGTCGACAACCAGCGCAGTGTCGTTGTGACCGGTCTCGCCAAGCATGAACTGAAGGCCGATGAGCAGCGCATCACCCACGGCCAGCGGCAGACCGAGGTGAAGCAGGATGACCACCTCACGGTGACCGGTGATCGGCACATTCGGGTGAGCAATCAGGCGATCAACGCCAGTGCGCAATTTCATGTCAGCGCCGGCCAGCAGGTGGTGATCGACGGCGGGGCGAGCGCGACGATTCAGGCGGGCGGGCAGTGGATCAACATCGGCCCCGGCGGGATCTTCAGCAGTGTGCCGATTGTGGTGGGTGGTGCGCCGATGGCGGCGATGAGCGCCGCGCCGACAGTGCCGGGTTTGCCGGAAAAGCTGATCGCAGCACCGGCAGCGATTCTGACTGCTGCGCAAATCATGAGCCTTAAAGGAGACGCACCGTTCTGCGAAGAATGCGAGCGCTGTAAGGACGGTGTCTGTGCAGCCTGA
- a CDS encoding DUF4123 domain-containing protein: MQPDQWLKDEPLKPSEQLFAVFSCASAVDPLKAWPWNAQIPKPVWAETIYAEWDAVMPYVGIVDAGSEFLDWVATTEYRGWGWLAVSSAGLEAVVEHFRSLTQVLMPDGKAVFLRFWDGRFLLPILESSEVDAGQLLPILTRGLINGQAVGIGGRAQVSGREFPWWTVPEKLLAQFGGDARINNALQWLSEEQPVLFEAFPADVLRCKVVRFFAVSASEESSASALLDYLRDESE, from the coding sequence GTGCAGCCTGATCAATGGTTGAAGGATGAGCCGCTGAAACCGTCGGAGCAGTTGTTCGCGGTTTTCAGTTGTGCCAGTGCGGTGGACCCGCTGAAAGCCTGGCCGTGGAATGCGCAGATACCGAAACCGGTCTGGGCGGAAACGATCTATGCCGAGTGGGATGCGGTGATGCCCTATGTGGGAATCGTCGACGCGGGCAGTGAGTTTCTGGATTGGGTGGCGACCACGGAGTATCGCGGCTGGGGCTGGCTGGCGGTCTCTTCGGCGGGGCTTGAGGCGGTGGTCGAGCACTTTCGCAGTTTGACTCAGGTGCTGATGCCGGACGGGAAAGCGGTGTTCTTGCGGTTTTGGGATGGGCGGTTTTTGTTGCCAATCCTTGAGTCGTCCGAGGTGGATGCCGGGCAATTGCTGCCGATTCTCACGCGAGGCTTGATCAACGGTCAGGCCGTCGGGATCGGGGGCAGGGCGCAGGTCTCGGGACGGGAATTTCCTTGGTGGACGGTGCCGGAAAAGCTGCTGGCGCAATTCGGTGGTGATGCCCGGATCAACAACGCCTTGCAGTGGTTGAGCGAGGAGCAGCCGGTGTTGTTCGAGGCGTTTCCCGCTGATGTCTTGCGCTGCAAGGTTGTCAGGTTTTTTGCGGTTTCGGCGTCGGAGGAATCGTCGGCTTCGGCATTGCTGGACTACTTGCGGGACGAGTCAGAGTGA
- a CDS encoding 23S rRNA (adenine(2030)-N(6))-methyltransferase RlmJ: MNYRHAFHAGNHADVFKHLTLTRLIALMSRKEQPFAYLDSHAGIGLYDLQGDQANRTGEYLEGIARLWDQPDLPALTADYMNVLHEMNPDGQLRYYPGSPELARRLTRSQDRVLLNEKHPEDGVLLKDNMKGDRRVAVHLGEGWHVARALLPVAEKRAVMLIDPPFEKLDEMQRCAASLKEAISRMRQTVAAIWYPVKDQRALRRFYLDLAGTGAPKLLRVELLVHPLDTPNSLNGSGLAIANPPWGLEEELRELLPWLSKKLGQTQGGWQMDWLIAES; this comes from the coding sequence ATGAATTATCGTCACGCCTTCCATGCCGGCAATCACGCCGATGTGTTCAAACACCTGACCTTGACCCGCCTCATCGCCCTGATGTCGCGTAAGGAGCAGCCGTTTGCCTATCTCGACAGCCACGCCGGCATCGGTCTGTATGACCTGCAGGGCGATCAGGCCAACCGTACCGGCGAGTATCTGGAAGGCATCGCGCGCTTGTGGGATCAGCCGGATCTGCCGGCGCTGACCGCCGATTACATGAACGTGCTGCACGAGATGAACCCGGATGGCCAGTTGCGCTATTACCCGGGTTCGCCGGAGCTGGCGCGGCGTCTGACCCGTTCCCAGGATCGTGTGCTGCTCAACGAGAAGCATCCGGAAGACGGCGTGCTGCTCAAGGACAACATGAAGGGCGACCGTCGTGTGGCCGTGCATCTGGGCGAGGGCTGGCATGTGGCGCGGGCGTTGCTGCCGGTGGCCGAGAAGCGCGCTGTGATGCTGATCGACCCGCCGTTCGAGAAACTCGACGAGATGCAGCGTTGCGCGGCGTCCTTGAAAGAGGCGATCTCGCGGATGCGCCAAACCGTGGCGGCCATCTGGTATCCGGTGAAGGATCAGCGCGCGCTGCGTCGTTTCTATCTGGATCTGGCCGGCACCGGTGCGCCAAAGTTGCTGCGGGTCGAGTTGCTGGTGCATCCGCTGGACACGCCGAACAGCCTGAACGGCTCTGGCCTGGCGATTGCCAATCCGCCGTGGGGGCTGGAGGAAGAATTGCGTGAGCTGCTGCCGTGGCTGTCCAAGAAACTTGGGCAAACCCAGGGTGGATGGCAGATGGATTGGTTGATCGCCGAGAGCTGA
- the msrA gene encoding peptide-methionine (S)-S-oxide reductase MsrA: MVLRSEILVNKNVLPTKEQALPGRETPMALPEKHFVFTETPLLGPFFQDVDFAIFGLGCFWGAERRFWQREGVVSTVVGYAGGYTPNPTYEEVCSGLTGHAEVVLVVYDKAKVSYEELLAMFWELHNPTQGMRQGNDIGTQYRSVIYATHPEQLDAALKSKAVYQAELSKAGLGEISTEIEQAPTVYFAETYHQQYLAKNPEGYCGIGGTGVCMPPSLAGN, encoded by the coding sequence ATGGTTCTGCGCTCGGAAATTCTGGTGAACAAAAACGTGCTACCGACTAAAGAACAAGCTCTGCCCGGCCGCGAAACCCCGATGGCCCTGCCTGAAAAACACTTTGTTTTCACCGAGACGCCGTTGCTGGGCCCGTTCTTTCAGGACGTCGACTTCGCGATTTTCGGTCTGGGTTGCTTCTGGGGTGCGGAACGCCGCTTCTGGCAGCGTGAAGGTGTGGTCAGCACCGTGGTCGGCTACGCCGGCGGTTACACGCCGAACCCGACCTACGAAGAAGTCTGCTCGGGCCTGACCGGCCACGCTGAAGTGGTGCTGGTGGTGTATGACAAGGCCAAGGTCAGCTACGAAGAACTGCTGGCGATGTTCTGGGAATTGCACAACCCGACCCAGGGCATGCGTCAGGGCAATGACATCGGCACCCAGTACCGTTCGGTGATTTACGCGACCCACCCGGAGCAACTGGATGCGGCGCTGAAGAGCAAGGCCGTTTATCAGGCTGAGCTGTCGAAGGCGGGGCTGGGTGAAATCAGCACCGAGATTGAACAGGCCCCGACCGTTTACTTCGCCGAGACCTATCACCAGCAGTACCTGGCGAAAAATCCGGAAGGCTACTGCGGGATTGGCGGCACGGGCGTTTGCATGCCGCCGAGTCTGGCGGGTAACTAA
- a CDS encoding putative bifunctional diguanylate cyclase/phosphodiesterase produces the protein MKSQPDAASRMVAEVVTQLPVPSRLGMLRFERLNEASWAMLFLDPNCERQFGQPAVELCALVGSPYASLMEPEARYQLHDAIQQQLRDSPHYLVRYTLHTAAGALSILELGEAYKQHNRHLLRGYLLAVDDVFDEAPTLPSVDLETQNSRLQIALELNQRAQQEQLQHLERVRAQQDLILLLARQRYSSQNSLQEAAELITRCACDIYEIDCASLWNLEGQKLVPISAYHRATQEYILPEVIDVSGFPDYMDALHGSRAIDAHNAMRDPRTREMAEALRPRDVNAMLDASIRVDGQVVGVLCLEQTGVTRAWQSDEIAFAGELADQFAQVINNHNRRTATSALHLFQRAVEQSANAFLLVNCDGVVEYVNPSFTAITQYTTEEVHGQRLSELPALENLSELLFDAPSALAKSNSWQGEFKSRRKNLEPYWGQLSISKVYGDNRELTHYIGIYEDITQTKLAQQRIERLAYTDNLTNLGNRPAFIRNLDERFARDSDTPISLLLVDIDNFKRINDSLGHQTGDKLLISLARRLRNSLSPSGSLARFASNEFAVLLDNTDLEAGQRIASQLLLTLDKPMFVDNQLISVTGSVGLACAPLHGRDPQTLMRNAGLALHKAKANGKHQVQVFTEALNAEASYKLFVENNLRRALTQNELDVFYQPKLCLRSGRLLGMEALLRWNHPERGMIRPDQFISVAEETGLIIPIGKWIARQACRMSKALTAAGMGNLQVAINLSPKQFSDPDLVASIANILKEEALPANLLELELTEGLLLEATEDTHLQLDQLKRLGLTLAMDDFGTGYSSLSYLKKFPIDIIKIDRSFIHEIPDNQDDMEITSAVIAMAHNLKLKVVAEGIETAEQLAFLRRHRCDVGQGYLFDRPIPGGELIQALKRYPRGPLPL, from the coding sequence ATGAAGAGCCAACCCGATGCCGCCAGCCGTATGGTGGCCGAGGTAGTGACGCAGTTGCCTGTGCCCTCGCGGCTCGGCATGCTGCGTTTCGAGCGCCTGAATGAAGCCAGCTGGGCGATGCTGTTTCTCGATCCCAATTGTGAACGCCAGTTCGGCCAGCCTGCCGTCGAACTCTGCGCGTTGGTCGGTTCACCCTACGCCAGCCTGATGGAGCCCGAAGCGCGCTATCAGCTGCACGATGCGATCCAGCAACAACTGCGTGACAGTCCGCATTATCTGGTGCGTTATACCCTGCACACCGCCGCCGGTGCGCTGAGCATTCTTGAACTCGGTGAAGCCTACAAACAGCACAACCGCCACTTGCTGCGCGGTTATCTGCTGGCGGTCGACGACGTGTTCGACGAGGCGCCGACGCTGCCGTCCGTCGACCTGGAAACCCAGAACTCGCGCCTGCAAATTGCCCTTGAGCTCAATCAGCGTGCCCAGCAGGAACAACTGCAACATCTGGAGCGGGTGCGCGCCCAGCAGGATCTGATCCTGTTGCTGGCCCGCCAGCGCTACAGCAGCCAGAACTCCCTGCAAGAAGCCGCCGAGCTGATCACCCGCTGCGCCTGCGATATCTATGAAATTGACTGCGCCAGCCTGTGGAACCTCGAAGGCCAGAAACTGGTGCCGATCTCGGCCTATCACCGCGCCACCCAGGAATACATCCTGCCGGAGGTGATCGACGTCAGCGGCTTCCCCGATTACATGGACGCATTGCACGGCAGCCGCGCCATCGACGCGCACAACGCGATGCGCGACCCGCGCACCCGGGAAATGGCCGAGGCCCTGCGCCCGCGCGACGTCAACGCCATGCTCGACGCCAGCATCCGCGTCGACGGCCAGGTGGTCGGCGTGCTGTGCCTGGAGCAGACCGGCGTGACACGCGCCTGGCAGTCCGACGAGATCGCCTTTGCCGGTGAACTCGCTGACCAGTTCGCCCAGGTCATCAACAATCACAACCGCCGCACCGCTACCAGCGCTCTGCACCTGTTCCAGCGCGCGGTCGAGCAAAGTGCAAACGCCTTTTTGCTGGTCAATTGCGACGGCGTGGTCGAGTACGTCAACCCGAGCTTCACCGCGATCACCCAGTACACCACCGAGGAAGTCCACGGCCAGCGCCTGTCGGAACTGCCGGCCCTGGAAAACCTGAGCGAGCTGCTGTTCGACGCGCCCTCGGCGCTGGCCAAGAGCAACAGCTGGCAGGGTGAATTCAAGAGTCGCCGCAAAAACCTCGAACCCTACTGGGGCCAGTTGTCGATCTCCAAGGTCTACGGCGACAACCGTGAGCTGACGCATTACATCGGCATCTACGAAGACATCACCCAGACCAAACTGGCGCAGCAGCGCATCGAGCGCCTGGCCTACACCGACAACCTGACCAACCTCGGCAACCGCCCTGCATTTATCCGCAATCTGGATGAACGCTTCGCCCGAGACAGCGATACCCCGATCAGCCTGCTGCTGGTGGACATCGACAACTTCAAGCGGATCAACGACAGCCTCGGCCACCAGACCGGCGACAAACTGTTGATCAGCCTGGCCCGGCGCCTGCGTAACAGCCTGAGCCCGAGCGGCAGCCTGGCGCGATTCGCCAGTAACGAATTCGCGGTGTTGCTCGACAACACCGACCTCGAAGCCGGTCAACGGATCGCCAGCCAATTGCTGCTGACCCTCGACAAACCGATGTTCGTCGACAACCAGTTGATCAGCGTCACCGGCTCCGTGGGCCTGGCCTGCGCGCCGCTGCACGGCCGCGACCCGCAGACCCTGATGCGCAACGCCGGCCTCGCCCTGCACAAAGCCAAGGCCAACGGCAAACATCAGGTGCAGGTGTTCACCGAGGCACTGAACGCCGAGGCCAGCTACAAACTGTTCGTCGAGAACAACCTGCGCCGCGCCCTGACCCAGAACGAACTGGATGTTTTCTACCAGCCGAAGCTGTGCCTGCGCAGCGGCCGATTGCTGGGCATGGAAGCGCTGCTGCGCTGGAACCACCCGGAGCGCGGCATGATTCGCCCGGACCAGTTCATCAGCGTGGCCGAGGAAACCGGCCTGATCATTCCGATCGGCAAGTGGATCGCCCGCCAGGCCTGCCGCATGAGCAAGGCGCTGACCGCCGCCGGGATGGGCAACCTGCAAGTGGCGATCAACCTGTCGCCCAAGCAGTTCTCCGACCCGGATCTGGTGGCCTCCATCGCCAACATCCTCAAGGAAGAAGCACTGCCGGCCAATCTGCTGGAACTGGAGCTGACCGAAGGCCTACTGCTGGAAGCCACCGAAGACACCCACTTGCAACTCGATCAGCTCAAGCGCCTGGGACTGACCCTGGCCATGGACGACTTCGGCACCGGTTACTCGTCGCTCAGCTACCTGAAAAAATTCCCGATCGACATCATCAAGATCGATCGCAGCTTCATCCACGAAATCCCGGACAACCAGGACGACATGGAAATCACCTCCGCCGTGATCGCCATGGCCCACAACCTGAAACTCAAGGTCGTGGCCGAAGGCATCGAGACCGCCGAGCAACTGGCATTCCTGCGCCGGCACCGCTGCGACGTCGGCCAGGGCTACCTGTTCGACCGGCCGATTCCGGGCGGCGAGCTGATCCAGGCGCTCAAGCGCTACCCGCGCGGCCCTCTCCCTCTGTAA
- a CDS encoding alkaline phosphatase D family protein gives MLKPTVGPIIGHTTTSQARIFVRGDFQSNAAAFTGIRYRTTNSKKWSKGLFIKLDASRDQSGVLMLDNLSADTDYEYQTGWFSPMSPTHTIESVAELPLQWPRETYRFRTRSSQPLQPRAYILGSCRYLRLTAGIPVLPQLGDRIFASISQLIEGTQPPVSAIMMSGDQIYADDLNLIAPDREYNEIIAKYRAAFSQPHIQRLMSGTSTYMILDDHEIEDNWPVNADTSGEVLFSNAMAAYEIYQASHSPACSLTTNDQADHSSLKHYWYQFSDGDIEWFVTDSRTRRNLSSENRCILDEEQEQALCKWLIESLARVKFVVTSVMFYPDRRMNGVDAWMGFPEQRLRLLETIRLHRIRNVVFISGDVHGSLTSRLTQSDDPDFEVNTIVSSPLSNSKLLPYATASMFILDQPLARTDTGEYRHTLTSQVVSQDNFAHMVVEAEHIRVNYHDRDGKHLQSIDIPLR, from the coding sequence ATGCTTAAGCCTACTGTCGGCCCGATTATTGGTCACACTACAACTAGTCAGGCAAGAATCTTTGTGCGCGGCGACTTTCAAAGTAACGCTGCGGCATTTACCGGCATTCGTTACCGGACAACCAATTCAAAAAAATGGTCAAAAGGACTATTTATCAAACTTGATGCCAGTCGTGACCAGTCCGGCGTTCTCATGCTCGACAACTTGAGCGCCGACACCGACTACGAATACCAGACCGGCTGGTTCAGTCCCATGAGCCCGACTCATACGATTGAAAGCGTGGCGGAACTGCCATTGCAATGGCCACGGGAAACCTATCGCTTTCGCACCCGTAGCAGCCAGCCTCTGCAACCGCGGGCCTACATCCTCGGCTCCTGCCGTTACTTGCGACTGACCGCCGGTATCCCCGTGCTGCCACAACTGGGTGACCGGATCTTCGCCTCGATCAGCCAACTGATCGAGGGGACACAACCACCAGTCAGTGCAATCATGATGAGCGGTGACCAGATCTACGCCGATGATTTGAACCTGATTGCACCGGACCGCGAATATAACGAGATCATTGCAAAGTATCGCGCAGCCTTTTCCCAACCCCATATCCAACGACTGATGTCAGGCACTTCTACCTACATGATTCTCGACGACCATGAAATAGAAGATAACTGGCCGGTGAATGCCGACACATCCGGCGAAGTACTGTTTAGCAATGCAATGGCGGCTTACGAAATCTATCAGGCCAGTCACAGCCCGGCCTGCTCGCTCACAACTAACGATCAAGCAGATCATTCTTCGTTGAAGCATTACTGGTATCAATTCAGCGATGGCGATATCGAATGGTTTGTGACCGATAGCCGAACCCGTCGCAACTTATCCAGCGAAAACCGCTGCATCCTGGATGAAGAACAGGAACAGGCCTTGTGCAAGTGGCTGATCGAAAGCCTTGCGCGGGTCAAGTTCGTGGTCACCAGCGTCATGTTTTACCCGGATCGCAGAATGAACGGCGTGGATGCCTGGATGGGCTTCCCGGAACAGCGATTGCGCCTGCTGGAAACCATCCGCCTGCATCGGATCAGGAACGTCGTATTCATCTCCGGGGACGTGCATGGCTCGCTGACATCCCGCCTGACCCAGAGCGACGATCCTGACTTCGAAGTGAACACCATCGTGTCCTCGCCTTTGAGCAACAGCAAACTGTTGCCCTATGCCACGGCATCGATGTTCATTCTCGATCAGCCGCTGGCACGCACAGACACGGGAGAATATCGGCATACGTTGACCAGCCAGGTCGTCAGTCAGGACAATTTTGCCCACATGGTGGTCGAGGCCGAACACATCCGGGTCAACTACCACGACCGGGATGGCAAACACTTGCAATCAATCGACATTCCACTGCGCTGA